In Natronolimnobius baerhuensis, a single window of DNA contains:
- a CDS encoding phosphoribosylanthranilate isomerase: MDATRVKVCGLTNEADLETTIAAGADAVGFICDVPVETPREVSRQEATALVSSVPPFVTSVLVTMASDAERVVELVERVGPDAVQLHGGIEPAVLESIVSALDADILVALDSDEVTAAEDYDHLVDALLVDTVDESGGGGTGKTHDWERTRDAAESLESPLILAGGLTPDNVADAVRTVEPFAVDVASGVEAEGGRKDADAVQAFVTRATTAHTDGPDTVTL; the protein is encoded by the coding sequence ATGGACGCGACGCGTGTGAAAGTCTGCGGACTCACGAACGAGGCCGACCTCGAGACGACCATCGCTGCCGGTGCGGACGCAGTCGGATTCATCTGTGACGTGCCAGTCGAGACGCCACGAGAGGTCTCACGCCAGGAGGCAACGGCGCTGGTCTCGAGCGTGCCGCCGTTCGTGACGAGTGTTCTCGTGACGATGGCGAGCGATGCCGAGCGCGTGGTCGAGTTGGTTGAGCGCGTTGGCCCAGATGCCGTCCAACTTCACGGCGGCATAGAGCCAGCCGTACTCGAGTCCATCGTATCGGCTCTCGACGCGGATATCCTGGTCGCACTCGATTCCGACGAGGTGACAGCCGCCGAGGACTACGATCACCTCGTTGACGCACTGCTCGTCGATACGGTCGACGAGTCTGGTGGTGGTGGCACCGGAAAAACCCACGACTGGGAACGCACACGCGACGCAGCCGAGTCGCTCGAGTCGCCGCTCATCCTCGCTGGCGGACTTACGCCGGACAACGTCGCTGACGCCGTTCGGACGGTCGAGCCGTTCGCGGTCGACGTGGCAAGCGGGGTCGAAGCCGAGGGCGGACGCAAAGACGCCGACGCGGTTCAGGCGTTCGTGACTCGAGCGACGACCGCACACACCGACGGACCCGATACTGTGACGCTATGA
- a CDS encoding adenosylcobalamin-dependent ribonucleoside-diphosphate reductase, with the protein MSKHDLSAEDLTLPIKRTDGDTLEERMTDNAYHNILPARYLRKDATGDLIEEQEDLFDRVGKNIALAEAVYEAEKQDLEVTVTPDQLKPDHPRRDELAAEVFGEGTTADDDVETVLTEHNVNKFAYETVVPELPDTVRDHVEDVAETFTEGMSELSFMPNSPTLMNAGDELQQLSACFVMSPDDDLSDIHETAKKAAEVFQSGGGVGYGFWQLRPFGDAVGSTGGIASGPITFMRTYDQLCETIAQGGTRRGAQMGIMRVSHPDVIEFIHAKNKDVSLAHTLRLNDPDDYTYTSFSEALEESRSLIDEDGRVPKHLRNAVEGHLSNFNISVGVTDAFMEAVQNGEEFTFTNPRTEEPHIATEETKEMYSRYDLGEHVEVGEPLSIPAELIFERIVEGAHENGEPGVIYLERVNKQHSFDVEAEPDHRILATNPCGEQPLEENEACNLGHINLSTLADQGAPDWRVWSEEHADEYDTFEDAVDAFLEEAIDYAEFDERIEYGTRFLENVVTMSDFPVEEIEQTVRDMRKIGLGIMGLAQLYIQLGIKYGSDEGNEVARQLMTHINHGAKAKSHELATERGSFADWDESKYANPTEYREWFEHQTGEDADDWEGGFPIRNHNVTTIAPTGTTSMVGNTTGGCEPIYNVAYYKNVTDDVQGDEMLVEFDDYFLRTLEDNDIDVDAVKEEAQEQMATNQFDGVEGLSTVPDAIGELFVITSDLSAKQHAAVQCAAQAGVDSAISKTVNAPNDSTLEDAKEVFEWVYENGGKGVTYYRDGTRSKQVLTTRADNADFADETEAAETLVEQIDDIFGGLEQFLESDEVRDVLEEDVGGLLDNDQVMVDFTEKRERPDALQGVSQRIDTGYGKVYVTINEDPETGQPFELFANIGHSGGFTNSFTEALAKVISTSLRSGVDPEEIVDELCGTRSPKVAWDKGEQIQSIPDAIGTAMRRYLDNEIDKPYPTQQTLEDAADASTEADFDGPQTDGGAAAAQGGANADDDATQDLIDAGESPECPDCGSLSLYFSEGCKTCESCGWSEC; encoded by the coding sequence ATGAGCAAACACGACCTTTCCGCGGAGGACCTGACCCTCCCCATCAAGCGTACCGATGGCGACACGCTCGAGGAGCGCATGACCGATAATGCCTATCACAACATTCTCCCGGCGCGCTATCTGCGCAAGGACGCCACTGGCGACCTGATCGAGGAACAGGAAGATCTCTTCGACCGCGTCGGCAAGAACATTGCACTCGCCGAAGCCGTCTACGAGGCCGAGAAACAGGACCTCGAGGTCACGGTCACGCCGGACCAGCTCAAGCCGGATCACCCGCGCCGCGACGAACTCGCCGCGGAGGTCTTCGGCGAGGGGACAACGGCAGACGACGACGTTGAGACGGTACTGACGGAACACAACGTCAACAAGTTCGCCTACGAGACTGTCGTCCCCGAACTTCCGGACACAGTCCGCGACCATGTCGAAGACGTCGCCGAGACGTTTACTGAGGGCATGTCGGAGCTGTCCTTTATGCCGAACTCGCCGACGCTGATGAACGCTGGCGACGAGCTTCAGCAGCTCTCGGCGTGTTTCGTGATGTCTCCCGACGACGACCTCTCGGATATTCACGAGACCGCCAAGAAGGCCGCCGAGGTCTTCCAGTCCGGCGGCGGCGTCGGCTACGGCTTCTGGCAACTCCGCCCCTTTGGCGACGCAGTCGGTTCGACCGGCGGCATCGCCTCTGGACCAATCACCTTCATGCGGACCTACGACCAGCTCTGTGAGACTATCGCCCAGGGTGGCACCCGACGCGGTGCCCAGATGGGCATCATGCGTGTCTCTCACCCCGACGTCATCGAGTTTATCCACGCCAAGAACAAGGACGTCTCGCTCGCCCACACGCTGCGTCTGAACGACCCAGACGACTACACTTACACCTCCTTCAGCGAAGCACTCGAGGAGTCACGCAGCCTCATCGACGAGGACGGACGTGTTCCAAAGCACCTCCGGAACGCCGTCGAAGGCCATCTCTCTAATTTCAATATCTCTGTCGGCGTCACGGACGCGTTCATGGAAGCCGTCCAGAACGGCGAGGAGTTCACCTTCACGAACCCACGCACCGAGGAACCACATATCGCCACCGAAGAGACCAAAGAGATGTACAGCCGCTACGACCTCGGCGAACACGTCGAGGTCGGCGAGCCGCTGTCGATTCCCGCCGAACTCATCTTCGAGCGTATCGTCGAGGGCGCCCACGAAAACGGCGAACCCGGCGTCATCTACCTCGAGCGAGTGAACAAACAGCACTCCTTTGACGTCGAGGCTGAGCCGGACCACCGCATTCTGGCGACCAACCCGTGTGGCGAGCAGCCACTCGAGGAGAACGAAGCCTGCAACCTCGGCCACATCAATCTCTCGACGCTTGCGGATCAGGGCGCTCCTGACTGGCGTGTCTGGTCCGAGGAACACGCAGACGAGTACGACACCTTCGAGGATGCCGTCGACGCCTTCCTCGAGGAGGCAATCGATTACGCCGAGTTCGACGAGCGCATCGAGTACGGGACTCGATTCCTCGAGAACGTCGTCACGATGTCCGATTTCCCGGTCGAGGAAATCGAGCAGACGGTCCGTGACATGCGTAAGATCGGACTGGGTATCATGGGTCTTGCCCAGCTGTACATCCAACTGGGCATCAAGTACGGCAGCGACGAAGGGAACGAAGTCGCCCGCCAGCTGATGACTCATATTAACCACGGCGCGAAGGCCAAGAGCCACGAACTCGCGACCGAGCGCGGCTCCTTTGCTGACTGGGACGAGTCCAAGTACGCAAACCCGACCGAGTACCGCGAGTGGTTCGAACACCAGACCGGTGAGGACGCCGATGACTGGGAAGGTGGCTTCCCAATTCGGAACCACAACGTCACCACAATCGCCCCGACCGGGACGACCTCGATGGTCGGCAATACGACCGGCGGCTGTGAGCCGATTTACAACGTTGCCTACTACAAGAACGTCACTGACGACGTCCAGGGCGACGAGATGCTCGTCGAGTTCGACGACTACTTCCTGCGTACCTTAGAGGACAACGACATCGACGTCGACGCTGTCAAAGAGGAGGCTCAAGAGCAGATGGCCACCAACCAGTTCGACGGCGTCGAAGGCCTCTCGACCGTGCCGGACGCCATCGGTGAACTGTTCGTCATCACGAGCGACCTCTCGGCCAAACAACACGCTGCAGTGCAGTGTGCCGCACAGGCCGGCGTCGACTCCGCCATTTCGAAAACGGTCAACGCACCGAATGACTCCACGCTCGAGGATGCAAAGGAAGTCTTCGAGTGGGTCTACGAGAACGGCGGCAAGGGCGTCACCTACTACCGCGACGGCACCCGCTCGAAGCAGGTGCTGACGACGCGTGCGGACAACGCCGACTTCGCCGACGAGACCGAAGCCGCGGAAACACTCGTCGAACAGATCGACGATATCTTCGGCGGTCTCGAGCAGTTCCTCGAGAGCGATGAAGTCCGAGACGTCCTCGAGGAGGACGTCGGCGGACTGCTCGACAACGATCAGGTTATGGTCGACTTCACCGAGAAGCGCGAGCGACCCGACGCGCTGCAGGGTGTCAGCCAGCGCATCGACACCGGCTACGGCAAGGTCTACGTGACGATTAACGAGGATCCAGAGACGGGACAGCCGTTCGAGCTGTTCGCGAACATCGGCCACTCCGGTGGCTTTACGAACTCCTTTACCGAGGCGCTCGCGAAGGTTATCTCGACCTCGCTGCGCTCCGGTGTCGACCCCGAGGAGATCGTCGACGAACTCTGTGGGACGCGCAGTCCGAAAGTCGCCTGGGACAAGGGCGAACAGATCCAGTCGATTCCGGACGCCATCGGCACCGCAATGCGCCGGTACCTTGATAACGAGATCGACAAGCCGTACCCGACTCAGCAGACACTCGAGGATGCGGCAGACGCAAGCACTGAAGCCGACTTCGACGGACCACAGACTGATGGTGGCGCGGCCGCCGCACAGGGCGGCGCTAACGCCGACGACGACGCAACACAGGACCTCATTGACGCCGGTGAGTCGCCGGAGTGTCCCGACTGTGGATCGCTCTCGCTGTACTTCTCTGAAGGCTGCAAGACGTGCGAGAGCTGTGGCTGGAGCGAGTGCTGA
- the trpD gene encoding anthranilate phosphoribosyltransferase, with the protein MKEYVERVTDGEDLTQNEARAASTAVFEEATEAQIGALLAALRAKGETEAEIAGFAEGMREAARTISPDREPLVDTCGTGGDDYDTINVSTTSAIVAAGAGVPIAKHGNYSVSSSSGSADVLEEVGVNVEAEPPAVEGAIEDDGIGFMLAPVFHPAMKAVIGPRKELGMRTVFNVLGPLTNPAGADAQVIGVYDPDLVPVLADALARMDVERALVVHGAGTDEIAIHGETQVAEVSDTTVEEYTLEPADLGLEQHAIADISGGSPADNAADMRGIVEGDVTGAKRDVILANAGAAIYVAGNADSLEDGADAALEAIESGDAATKLDDLCAVPEPEPEV; encoded by the coding sequence ATGAAGGAGTACGTCGAACGCGTCACAGACGGCGAGGATCTCACACAGAACGAGGCTCGAGCGGCGTCGACAGCCGTTTTCGAGGAGGCAACAGAGGCACAGATCGGCGCGTTACTCGCGGCGCTGCGTGCGAAAGGCGAGACGGAAGCCGAAATCGCTGGCTTCGCAGAGGGAATGCGCGAGGCCGCACGGACGATTTCGCCTGACCGCGAGCCACTGGTTGATACCTGCGGAACCGGCGGAGACGACTACGATACGATCAACGTCTCGACGACGAGTGCAATCGTCGCGGCCGGCGCTGGAGTCCCCATCGCCAAGCACGGTAACTACTCCGTGTCGTCCTCCTCGGGCAGCGCGGACGTCCTCGAGGAAGTCGGCGTGAACGTCGAGGCCGAACCCCCGGCTGTCGAGGGCGCAATCGAAGACGACGGGATCGGCTTCATGCTCGCACCCGTGTTCCACCCCGCGATGAAGGCCGTCATCGGCCCGCGAAAGGAACTCGGCATGCGGACGGTGTTCAACGTGCTTGGGCCGCTGACGAACCCTGCAGGCGCGGACGCACAGGTTATCGGCGTCTACGATCCTGACCTCGTTCCCGTCCTCGCGGACGCACTCGCCCGAATGGACGTCGAACGCGCGCTGGTTGTCCACGGCGCGGGAACCGACGAAATTGCCATCCACGGCGAGACGCAGGTCGCTGAAGTTAGCGACACGACTGTCGAGGAGTACACCCTCGAGCCAGCCGATCTCGGTCTCGAGCAACACGCAATCGCGGACATCTCGGGCGGTTCTCCTGCGGACAACGCCGCCGACATGCGCGGCATTGTCGAGGGAGACGTCACGGGCGCAAAACGGGACGTGATCCTCGCGAACGCAGGCGCAGCGATCTATGTTGCCGGCAACGCGGACTCGCTCGAGGACGGTGCCGACGCCGCACTCGAGGCAATCGAGTCCGGCGATGCGGCGACGAAACTCGATGATCTCTGTGCCGTTCCCGAACCAGAGCCGGAGGTCTAA
- a CDS encoding GYD domain-containing protein codes for MSTYITLWEFTEQGAATIRDSPDRIDDITEHFEEMGGELREFYMLLGQYDTITISEFPDDETAAQAVLSVTEQGNVTAETSTAFSREETRAIIDGLE; via the coding sequence ATGTCGACTTACATTACACTCTGGGAGTTCACCGAGCAAGGGGCAGCGACCATCAGAGACAGCCCCGACCGCATAGACGATATCACGGAGCACTTCGAGGAGATGGGTGGCGAACTGCGCGAGTTCTACATGCTGCTGGGCCAGTACGATACGATCACGATTAGTGAATTTCCCGACGACGAGACAGCAGCGCAAGCGGTACTATCGGTCACCGAGCAGGGAAACGTGACCGCTGAAACCAGCACGGCGTTCTCGAGAGAGGAGACACGGGCGATTATCGACGGCCTCGAGTAA
- a CDS encoding lycopene cyclase domain-containing protein translates to MRDISVFGRYTYLATELFWGAIAAALLYRANALRKAAVTIIALYPIAYVWDRYTLAVGVFDIKLRTGIEIAGIPLEEHIFMAVVPGLVIGFHETIFGSTESGDDPAVETVR, encoded by the coding sequence ATGCGCGACATTAGTGTGTTTGGTCGATACACCTATTTGGCAACCGAACTGTTCTGGGGCGCAATCGCCGCTGCACTGCTCTACCGCGCGAACGCGCTCCGAAAAGCCGCTGTGACGATCATCGCGCTGTATCCCATCGCATACGTCTGGGACCGCTATACCCTCGCCGTCGGCGTCTTCGACATCAAACTGCGGACCGGCATCGAAATCGCTGGGATTCCACTCGAGGAACACATCTTCATGGCCGTCGTCCCCGGATTAGTGATCGGCTTCCACGAGACGATTTTCGGGAGCACAGAAAGCGGTGACGACCCGGCCGTCGAAACGGTTAGGTGA
- a CDS encoding AEC family transporter, which translates to MEVLGRLLALLVLLLLGTGLRTTGVLNTQRTARLNAAAYYVALPALIFVSTYDQAIGDLLSLELLGGLLFVLFSTAGIAWVVHRGRSSTPRRSVAIVQSYHSNLGYLGLPLVAATFGADVTAIASVVLGVVTLTQLPLTIIILSTLNGADAAMSDELHRLATNPVLLALLAGLTIGSIGVTMPPVAATGLDVVGALALPLALLCVGASLQTSARSLELGAAGSVIALKIGCMPLLAWLVFSLLSVDSATFTATVVMLGTPTAVSTFVFATELGGDEEFASLNVFLTTLVSIGTLFVLITLVS; encoded by the coding sequence ATGGAGGTGCTTGGCCGGTTGCTGGCGCTGCTCGTACTCTTACTGCTCGGGACGGGGCTGCGCACGACCGGCGTGTTGAACACGCAGCGGACAGCGCGACTGAACGCGGCGGCCTACTACGTCGCACTGCCGGCGCTGATTTTCGTCTCGACGTACGATCAGGCCATTGGCGATCTGCTCTCACTCGAGTTGCTCGGTGGACTCCTGTTCGTGCTCTTTTCGACGGCTGGAATCGCCTGGGTGGTTCACCGCGGTCGGTCCTCGACGCCGCGACGGAGCGTCGCGATTGTCCAGTCGTATCATTCGAATCTCGGCTATCTCGGACTGCCACTGGTCGCGGCGACGTTCGGCGCGGACGTGACGGCAATCGCGAGCGTCGTCCTCGGCGTCGTGACGCTGACGCAACTGCCGCTGACGATTATTATTCTCTCGACGCTCAACGGCGCGGACGCGGCGATGAGCGATGAACTTCACAGACTCGCGACGAATCCGGTGTTGCTGGCATTGCTTGCGGGCCTCACCATTGGCTCGATTGGCGTGACGATGCCACCGGTTGCCGCAACCGGGCTCGACGTCGTCGGCGCGCTCGCACTCCCGCTTGCGCTGTTGTGCGTCGGCGCGTCGTTACAGACGAGTGCTCGCTCACTCGAGTTGGGTGCAGCGGGGTCGGTGATCGCGCTCAAAATCGGCTGCATGCCCCTGCTCGCGTGGCTCGTGTTCTCGCTGCTCAGCGTCGATTCGGCGACGTTCACCGCAACGGTCGTCATGCTCGGAACGCCAACCGCCGTCTCGACGTTTGTCTTCGCGACCGAACTCGGCGGCGACGAGGAGTTCGCCTCGCTGAACGTCTTTCTCACGACGCTTGTCTCGATTGGGACGCTGTTCGTACTCATCACGCTCGTCAGTTGA
- the trpG gene encoding anthranilate synthase component II, whose translation MSATSAETTDETTDEQEMTHVLFVDNYDSFTYNLVEYVSQLPGTETAVVKNTASLADVRAADPDAIVISPGPGHPKNDRDVGVTMDVLREVSPEVPTLGVCLGLEAAVYEYGGSIGRAPDPIHGKASAVEHDDSGVFAGLEQGFRAGRYHSLVALEVPDCFEVTATAEHGTETLVMGVRHREHPIEAVQFHPESVLTAAGHDIIENFLSSL comes from the coding sequence ATGAGCGCGACAAGTGCTGAAACGACGGACGAGACGACCGACGAGCAAGAGATGACGCATGTCCTGTTCGTCGACAATTACGACTCCTTTACCTACAATCTCGTCGAGTACGTGAGCCAACTTCCCGGCACTGAGACTGCCGTAGTGAAAAACACCGCTTCGCTCGCAGACGTTCGCGCTGCAGACCCCGACGCAATCGTGATCAGCCCCGGCCCCGGGCATCCGAAAAACGACCGCGATGTCGGCGTGACGATGGACGTCCTGCGAGAGGTTAGCCCCGAGGTCCCGACGCTCGGTGTCTGTCTCGGCCTCGAGGCCGCAGTCTACGAGTACGGCGGCTCGATTGGTCGGGCACCCGATCCGATCCATGGGAAGGCCTCGGCAGTCGAGCACGACGACTCAGGTGTGTTCGCCGGCCTCGAGCAGGGCTTTCGCGCCGGGCGGTATCACTCGTTGGTCGCGCTTGAGGTCCCCGACTGCTTCGAAGTGACGGCGACGGCCGAACATGGTACTGAAACGCTCGTCATGGGCGTACGCCATCGCGAGCACCCTATCGAAGCGGTTCAGTTCCATCCCGAGAGCGTGCTCACGGCGGCCGGCCACGACATTATTGAGAACTTCCTCTCGAGTCTGTAA
- a CDS encoding RAD55 family ATPase, protein MRLSTGVPGFDELVDGGLLRDRLYIVSGPPGSGKTTFCSQFLTKGIFEGETALYVSMHESESEIVRDMTNFEFGFDQAVNSGKLKFMDVFESETKRFLASSRGTGDSPDSVENLSNKLVSFIESNNIDRVVIDSTMLLEYFFSSEVEQLITFLTRLKRANATILLISEMTDPTSYSDGHYLAHGVIFMHNYLESGGMTRGVQIIKMRGTKIDCNIRPVEFSERGLHVHPNETVQT, encoded by the coding sequence ATGCGACTGTCTACGGGCGTTCCGGGCTTCGACGAATTGGTCGACGGCGGGCTCTTACGAGACCGTCTCTACATCGTCAGCGGGCCGCCCGGCAGCGGCAAGACGACGTTTTGCTCGCAGTTTCTCACGAAGGGAATCTTCGAGGGCGAGACGGCGCTGTACGTCAGCATGCACGAATCCGAAAGCGAAATCGTCCGCGACATGACGAACTTCGAGTTCGGCTTCGATCAGGCGGTGAACTCGGGGAAACTGAAGTTCATGGACGTCTTCGAGAGCGAGACCAAACGATTCCTCGCCTCCTCGAGAGGCACTGGTGACTCGCCCGATAGCGTCGAGAACCTCTCGAACAAACTCGTCTCGTTTATCGAGTCGAACAACATCGACCGCGTCGTCATCGACTCGACGATGTTGCTCGAGTACTTCTTCTCGAGCGAGGTCGAACAACTGATTACGTTTCTCACGCGGCTGAAACGCGCCAATGCGACGATTCTCCTGATTTCGGAGATGACCGATCCGACCTCCTACTCGGATGGCCACTATCTCGCCCACGGCGTGATCTTCATGCACAACTACCTCGAGTCGGGTGGCATGACCCGTGGCGTCCAGATCATCAAGATGCGGGGGACGAAAATCGACTGTAATATTCGCCCGGTCGAGTTCTCCGAGCGCGGACTGCACGTGCATCCGAACGAAACGGTCCAGACCTAA
- a CDS encoding HVO_2523 family zinc finger protein: MSDDVGGRPCPRCEQPMFKRHCKYVCPQHGVIYDCADTFW; this comes from the coding sequence ATGTCGGACGACGTTGGCGGGCGGCCGTGTCCACGGTGTGAGCAGCCGATGTTCAAGCGCCACTGCAAGTACGTCTGCCCGCAACACGGCGTAATTTACGACTGTGCGGATACGTTCTGGTAG
- a CDS encoding CAP domain-containing protein gives MARGPSSETDEHGADDQPSSSQRPVRKTASRTSSSGQRDDRGLLRGLLNLLLVVLLLAGILIGAVMLSPMSLEEVKDIDSLDDLDDVIIDTGPLPDPSSEPPPAGERTPDVTDPGDPGDSTYETEVETVSSATVEDFVHAEVNDRRADHGLEALEWDGTVASVSRAHSVDMAQRDYFAHVNPDDEGPYDRFEDVDSYCRAYGENIALTWVDRPIEEPGGDETIQYQTAERLATGLVDQWMNSTSHREAILEEHGGPGWDRGGVGVYIADDGSVYASHNFCRAW, from the coding sequence ATGGCACGCGGGCCATCGTCCGAGACGGACGAACACGGAGCCGACGACCAGCCCTCCTCGAGTCAGCGACCGGTCCGCAAAACTGCTTCTCGCACGTCTTCATCGGGCCAGCGCGATGACCGCGGGCTCCTGCGCGGTCTTCTCAATCTGTTGCTCGTCGTGCTCCTGCTCGCTGGAATACTCATCGGCGCAGTGATGCTCTCGCCGATGTCTCTCGAGGAGGTCAAAGACATCGACAGTCTCGACGATCTCGACGACGTCATCATCGACACCGGACCGCTGCCGGACCCGAGTTCCGAGCCACCACCGGCTGGCGAGCGAACCCCCGACGTCACCGATCCGGGAGATCCCGGTGACTCGACGTACGAAACCGAGGTCGAGACCGTCTCATCAGCGACTGTCGAGGACTTTGTCCACGCCGAGGTCAACGACCGGCGCGCCGACCACGGCCTCGAGGCCCTCGAGTGGGACGGGACCGTGGCCTCCGTCTCGCGCGCCCACAGCGTCGATATGGCACAACGGGACTACTTCGCACACGTCAACCCGGACGACGAGGGACCCTACGACCGGTTCGAAGACGTCGACAGCTACTGTCGCGCCTACGGCGAGAACATCGCGCTGACGTGGGTCGACAGACCAATCGAAGAACCTGGCGGCGACGAGACGATTCAGTACCAGACCGCAGAACGCCTTGCAACCGGACTCGTCGACCAGTGGATGAACTCCACGTCGCATCGAGAGGCGATTCTCGAGGAACATGGCGGCCCCGGCTGGGACCGCGGCGGCGTCGGCGTCTACATCGCCGATGACGGATCGGTCTACGCCTCGCATAACTTCTGTCGTGCCTGGTGA
- the trpE gene encoding anthranilate synthase component I gives MSNSNIPSDTSDAPSVEFDLERDEFCEHARDGETPAVVRTVATLDVETTPLAAYMALTGRSADSDHERSSYAFLLESAEKTASSDPDGAFRPSSAEPDRHARFSYVGYDPEAVITVESGDASVETLVEDTPLTSVETDSDGDTVDALRAAMPDVRLANFPDHDRQHLEGGLVGFLAYDAVYDLWLEEVGLERPESRFPDAQFILTTKTLAFDERDGTVSLVCTPILEAGDDPEAVYDALREEAAAVANRLADADRPETGGFNKSAETAGSKADYEESVRTAKEHVLNGDIYQGVISRKRELYGDIDPIGFYEAMREVNPSPYMYLLEHDELTVVGASPETLISVRGREVMSNPIAGTCDRGSSPVEDRRLAGEMLADEKERAEHTMLVDLARNDVRRVSEAGSVRVDEFMNVLKYSHVQHIESTVTGELAADADAFDATRASFPAGTLSGAPKIRAMEIIDDLEAQPRGLYGGGVGYYSWTGDADFAIVIRTATVESGVTPPADVTGLETDLDRITVQAGAGLVADSDPESEYEETEKKMGGVLAALEEIDVPSGERTDDDRDTETPEVSQ, from the coding sequence ATGAGTAATTCTAACATTCCATCCGACACATCTGACGCACCGTCCGTCGAGTTCGACCTCGAGCGAGACGAGTTCTGTGAACACGCACGCGACGGCGAGACGCCCGCCGTCGTTCGAACGGTGGCGACTCTCGACGTCGAGACGACGCCGCTTGCAGCCTATATGGCGCTGACTGGCCGCTCCGCAGACAGTGATCACGAGCGCTCGTCGTACGCGTTCTTGCTCGAGAGCGCCGAAAAGACGGCCTCGAGCGATCCCGACGGCGCGTTCCGGCCGAGTTCAGCGGAGCCGGATCGTCACGCACGCTTTTCGTACGTCGGCTACGATCCCGAGGCCGTCATCACGGTCGAATCCGGCGACGCAAGCGTCGAAACGCTGGTTGAGGACACACCGCTGACGTCGGTCGAGACCGACTCCGACGGCGACACCGTCGACGCGCTTCGGGCCGCCATGCCCGACGTTCGACTTGCGAACTTCCCCGACCACGACCGCCAGCATCTCGAGGGCGGACTCGTCGGCTTTCTGGCCTACGACGCCGTCTACGACCTCTGGCTCGAGGAGGTTGGCCTCGAGCGGCCTGAGTCACGGTTCCCCGACGCGCAGTTTATCCTGACGACGAAGACGCTCGCGTTCGACGAGCGCGACGGCACCGTTTCGCTGGTCTGTACGCCGATTCTCGAGGCTGGCGACGATCCCGAGGCGGTCTACGACGCCCTGCGTGAGGAAGCCGCCGCGGTAGCCAACCGACTCGCTGATGCCGACCGCCCAGAAACTGGTGGCTTCAACAAATCGGCCGAAACCGCGGGTTCGAAAGCCGACTACGAAGAGAGCGTTCGTACGGCCAAAGAACACGTCCTCAATGGCGACATCTACCAGGGAGTCATCTCACGGAAACGCGAACTGTACGGCGATATCGACCCCATCGGCTTCTACGAGGCGATGCGCGAGGTCAACCCCTCGCCGTATATGTACCTCCTCGAGCACGACGAGCTGACCGTCGTTGGCGCGAGCCCGGAGACGCTCATTTCGGTGCGCGGACGCGAGGTCATGTCGAACCCGATTGCCGGCACCTGCGACCGTGGCTCGAGTCCGGTCGAGGACCGTCGATTGGCTGGCGAGATGCTGGCCGACGAGAAAGAACGCGCCGAGCATACGATGCTCGTGGATCTGGCTCGAAACGACGTGCGACGCGTCTCCGAAGCCGGTTCGGTGCGCGTCGATGAGTTCATGAACGTCCTCAAGTACAGCCACGTCCAGCACATCGAGTCGACGGTGACTGGCGAGTTGGCTGCGGACGCGGATGCGTTCGACGCAACCCGCGCGTCATTCCCGGCTGGCACGCTTTCGGGCGCGCCGAAAATCCGCGCGATGGAGATCATCGACGACCTCGAGGCCCAGCCACGCGGTCTCTACGGCGGCGGGGTGGGCTACTACTCCTGGACCGGCGACGCCGATTTCGCGATTGTGATTCGCACGGCGACCGTCGAATCAGGCGTGACACCGCCTGCGGATGTCACCGGCCTCGAGACCGACCTGGATCGAATCACCGTCCAGGCGGGTGCAGGATTAGTCGCAGACAGCGACCCCGAATCCGAGTACGAGGAAACCGAGAAGAAGATGGGTGGCGTCCTTGCAGCCCTTGAGGAGATTGACGTCCCATCCGGGGAGCGCACAGACGATGACCGTGACACTGAAACACCGGAGGTGAGCCAATGA